The genomic stretch CAAACTTCTCTGGAGTGACATACTCCTCCACCtaagttcacacacacacacacacacactattgtcATAGTCTGCAACGTTATGTACTAAATCTGATCTGAGGTTACCTTCAAGTGGCGTTTAGTGGGTTGCATGTACTGTCCCAGGGTGAGGCAGTCCACTCCAGCCTCACGGAGTGCTACAACATCGCCAGAGTACATCAATATCAAGTTATACCAAAGGACACTACATTGTGAACACATACTGGTCagtgtattgtgtatttgttgGTCAGTCTCTCCCAGACCCAGCATGATGGATGTCTTGGTGAGCACGGAAGGATTGACCTTTTTGGCATGCTTCAGGACGCTCAAAGACTGGTCAAAGTTGGCTCGAGGGTCTCGTACATGCCTGGAAACCACACTAAGATCAGTGACTGCTCCAATGTTCTTCTGGAAGAGTGGAGACAAATTCCTGTAGgttttaaagggatagtttggatagCAGTGAAATGACTCACTCCCCACTTTGTGTcctgagccgagttctggttggatttcgGTGCCGAGGAAAGTAGTTCTAGCTAGTTGCTGGGTGCAGTTAAgtaaacaatatgcgttcaaaagcataatacatttgcatcacaaaaatgcctaccagaaaaaaaaaatcactgctaTGTgcgtgtcatacaacttcattaaaaaaataaatctgaactatccctttaatgcCAGgagtcccaatacttttgtccatatcctaaaaaaaaaaaacacgttcaAGTACAAGattgataatgataatacagtacCTTTGCAGCTCACGGACTGTCTCTACATTGTGGGCGTACACGTCTAGACCTGACAGGGCGATCTTCTCCACTGCTGCGAGGTCGCCCCGAAAATCTGGTGTTAGACATTCAACCAGGATGAGAGGATTCCTGTGTGAAGGTAATAATACATATGTCTACACCAGTCATTTTTCCTTCATAAACAACCATGGTGATGACACAATCACTCACTGTTTTAAATGACTTGTTCTCAGGCTCATGTTGTATTGAGCAGAATGATGCTGTTAggatttatgccattttggagGTTACATTGGGTGCAATTAAATTTCTCATATagctgaatcaacagcgcctctactggttgcagccaagtactgcactcattttgtataaagaccctgaGACCATTTAATAGCTAATGAATACAACTTTATAGCAATGATTAGggctgaagttttttttttgtttttttttttactttttagcaTATTTTCTGAAGGAACTGAAAGGATCTGGAGTGTggtcaaataataattataatttattcacatataaaaatcttaaaaataacTTCATTCTGCACTTCATGAATAAAACGTTTATCACGGAGTTGAGCAAGGATAACCACGGTATGCAGTGTTACCTGTTGTGCAAGCTTTAAAATAGATAACAGCTGTGAACTGTGTTCACTGAAAAGAATTGCTTTTGCTAGCTTAGAACGAGCATGGCACAGCCTTAGCCATGTGCTACTTTAGTTGGGTCAATTGAGATGTGATGTTTATACTACCTTTCCTTCAGGTAGGAAACAGTCATTGCAAAATGCGTCGCCCCTCCATCTGCAATATCTAGCCAAAGTGTAGCACACAATAAATAGCATATTAgaatggggttggggggggtccTGATTTCAAGCACCGAGCGAGGAATTTCAGACCGCATGTTACCGTCTCTGTCCACAGAAGTGAGCACCACATAGTCCAGCCCCCACGCAGCAATAGCCTTGGCTGTATTGTACGGCTCTTCGGGGTCAAGTGGCGGTGGCAAGCGAGCGGTTTTAACTGAACAAAACCGGCATCCACGGGTACATGTGTCTCCCATCAGCTAGGAGAGGAAAACATTCACATTAAGCTTGAGCCTACTCCAGCTGCAAGACGTGTGGTACGCACTAGACCGGTTGCTCAAATGGGACACGTGCAGACTCACCATTATGGTGGCTGTGGCTGTAGAGTACTCCCCTCCACCCCAGCATTCACCAATGTTAGGACACCTGGCTTCCTCACATACCTACATACAGAACACACATATTCACACTTCTGTGATTGTTATTTCTTTGTCACAGTTTGTGTAGCTTACAGTGTGAAGATTGAGGTCTCTCAGTGTGTTCTTCAGCCTGTTGTAGTTCTTCCCAATCGGGATCTCCGTCTTCAGCCATGGAGGCAGTCGTAGTCTGAAATGGAGAGACTTTAATAGACACACTAATCCTCAATAAGGTTTCTTTCTTTAGGAAATATTGTACATGTATATGAAAGTAATGTTGCTCAATTAGATGTAATGACACCCAATGAGATTACACTGATGCCGCCATTGTTGGCCATGATGCATGTGCTTGTAATTGGAACGGACATTACTAGTTGTAcaatttataacttttttcttggtCCTATTGGTccataaagatgactataggggtgttatgtcatgtcaggAGGGCTCCAATACTGTTTAAACCcataaactttttttcttggtcCTATTGGGAACACATTCAAAGCAATACACATTAACACGAGTCTTGTTTAAatcttaaatgtattatatactgTTACTTTGTTTACCATATTGAGtattacaagtgtaaaggtgactataggggtgttatgtcgtGTCTGTAGGGCTCCAATACTGATTTAAACccataaactttttttttggtcctatTGGGAACACATTCATAGCAATACACATTAACACAAATCTTATTTAAatcttaaatgtattatatactgTTACTTTGTTTACCATATTGAGTATTACAAGTGtcaagatgactataggggtgttatgtcatgtcaggAGGGCTCCAATACTGATAATAAACTTTTTTCTTGGTCCTATTGGGAACACATTCATAGCAATACACATTAACACAAATCTTATTTAAATCTTAAACGTATTATATACTGTTACTTTGTTTACCATATTGAGTATTACAAGTGtcaagatgactataggggtgttatgtcatgtctggagggctccaaTACTGATTTAAACCCATAAACTTTTTTCTTGGTCCTATTGAGAACACATTAACACAAATCTTATTTAAATCTTAAACGTATTATATACTGTTACTTTGTTTACCACACTGAGTattacaagtgtaaagatgactataggggtgttatgtcatgtctggagggctccaaTACTGTTTAAACCCATAAAAAGATTTTCTACTCtctaattgcaaaaatattcaatttataaataaggtatCCTACACCTAATCTGGAAATGTACTGTAGCTTCGAGTCCTGttataaacaatatttaataagtttaagtttaaaacATTGTACACACCTCTCGCCCTTCTGCCTCTTCAGGTTGCCTCGGTACTCTGCCCATTTGCTTTTCTCGGAGAGTTCCCCTGAAATAAAGTCCTGCAGCGAAGGACCGTCTTCGTCATCATGACCCAGTAACTCTTTACTTCTGTCAACCCGGATTGGGGACGACTTGGTCGCAGATGACATGTTTCTTGTGTAAACCTGCAGGagacaataacaaataataattaaaccaACGTCCTCGCACACGATGTCCGAAAATATAATAACTCTGTAAACCAAGGGCCTTCCTAATGGACAGTTACGAAAACATCAAATGCCACACTGGCAACAGGCTACGTGGAAATGAAATACTGACATGACCCAGACTTGTAGTTGCCAGCCATGGGTGGTTCGTGGAAAAGCGGCCAACTAAACCGCTGCTTTGCTTGAGCAACGCCATGACATTTGGTAACCAGTGCCCGCTAGTGCTAGTGTTAGCTAGTGCTAGTATCAACACAGCTCGATCAGTGGCTATTCCGGTCTGGTGCTGCATTCATGTGACCGCGTTAGAATTGGTAGAATGGACACACTTTAGGTTATATAgctttttatttcaacatactcgtaaaaatgtatatgaatTGATGGaagaatgactgaatgaagaaataaatgaaaCTCTTAAACGTGTTGGtgtcatattatcatatttactGTGGTAAAGATGGTCCCCCCATGTCTATTACTCCAGTCCTCCAAATCAAAATttactccgtaatcaggaaaagccgaaagaaagaaagaaacaaaaataaaataaaaacctaaCCTAAAATAAGTTTTCATTATATCACACTCAATtgtcttttatgttttgtggCGATTTATCCGAGTTCCATTGCTCGGGTCTGATGACGCCACGTACGTAAACTACAACAGCGTCGTGACGTGTTTCCTCCCTCCTTTCTTCTACTACCGGCGAGGTAGGGCAACCAAAATGTTTTATGTCTCAGACCGAATCAAAGTCAATCTGTTGACGTTTTACATCAGAACTGCTTCTCTTTTGAAGATTCCAACGTGGAAACAAATAAGTTCGAGCTGAAATGCATTATTTTGTCTATAATTTATCCGTAGGGGAATATATTATGGATTGAGCGATTAAGGGTCCAACTAAGGC from Doryrhamphus excisus isolate RoL2022-K1 chromosome 1, RoL_Dexc_1.0, whole genome shotgun sequence encodes the following:
- the lias gene encoding lipoyl synthase, mitochondrial yields the protein MALLKQSSGLVGRFSTNHPWLATTSLGHVYTRNMSSATKSSPIRVDRSKELLGHDDEDGPSLQDFISGELSEKSKWAEYRGNLKRQKGERLRLPPWLKTEIPIGKNYNRLKNTLRDLNLHTVCEEARCPNIGECWGGGEYSTATATIMLMGDTCTRGCRFCSVKTARLPPPLDPEEPYNTAKAIAAWGLDYVVLTSVDRDDIADGGATHFAMTVSYLKERNPLILVECLTPDFRGDLAAVEKIALSGLDVYAHNVETVRELQRHVRDPRANFDQSLSVLKHAKKVNPSVLTKTSIMLGLGETDQQIHNTLTTLREAGVDCLTLGQYMQPTKRHLKVEEYVTPEKFAHWEKVGMEMGFLYTASGPLVRSSYKAGEFFLKNLLKKKKADFVTTE